One part of the Lotus japonicus ecotype B-129 chromosome 2, LjGifu_v1.2 genome encodes these proteins:
- the LOC130738728 gene encoding uncharacterized protein LOC130738728, with the protein MAREAFILKESATLSARTLKSLFMLMYAVVMLILLPFTGRRRVSPVEKSGAGKEEKLLQQQNHHHECHRKGAVVRVPAKIVPWKSSGGGAAAVKKVVDQVVRRDLAIRRVVDDGDERCVREYWLLGTKRGDTIFTQCWTPVSAKIRGLVLIMHGLNEHSGRYSDFAKRLNANGYKVYGMDWVGHGGSDGLHAYVHSLDDAVSDLKVFIDKVLSENPGLPFFCFGHSTGAAITLKALLDPKVESRIVGATFTSPAVGVETSQPILVALAPIVSFLLPTYQCNSAYKKGLPVSRDPEALVAKYSDPLVCTGSLRVRTGYEILRITSYLQQNLRKLRVPFLVLHGTADCVTDPVASQKLYEEASSTHKSIKLYDGFSHDLLFEPEREEITQDIIQWLNNRI; encoded by the exons ATGGCGAGAGAGGCGTTTATTCTGAAGGAAAGTGCCACTTTATCTGCGAGAACGTTGAAGAGCCTCTTCATGCTGATGTACGCGGTGGTTATGCTGATTTTGCTGCCGTTCACGGGGCGGAGGAGGGTTTCTCCGGTTGAGAAATCTGGTGCTGGAAAGGAGGAGAAGCTGCTGCAGCAGCAGAATCATCATCACGAGTGTCACCGGAAAGGGGCGGTGGTGCGTGTGCCGGCTAAGATAGTGCCGTGGAAGAGCAGTGGCGGCGGTGCTGCGGCGGTGAAGAAGGTGGTGGATCAGGTGGTGAGGAGGGATTTGGCTATAAGGAGAGTGGTGGATGATGGTGATGAGAGGTGTGTGAGGGAGTATTGGCTTTTGGGGACAAAAAGGGGTGACACCATTTTCACTCAGTGCTGGACACCGGTCTCTGCTAAGATCAG GGGACTAGTTCTTATTATGCACGGGCTTAATGAACACAG TGGTAGATATAGTGATTTTGCGAAGCGGCTTAATGCTAATGGCTACAAGGTTTATGGGATGGATTGGGTTG GTCATGGTGGAAGTGATGGACTGCATGCATATGTCCATTCTCTTGATGATGCTGTTTCTGATCTG AAAGTATTCATTGATAAGGTTCTGAGTGAGAATCCTGGCCTTCCATTTTTCTGCTTTGGACACTCAACAGGTGCAGCCATTACTCTTAAG GCACTGCTTGACCCAAAGGTTGAATCTCGCATAGTTGGTGCTACATTCACATCACCTGCAGTTGGAGTTGAAACTTCTCAACCCATTTTGGTG GCACTTGCTCCAATAGTTTCCTTTTTGCTACCAACATATCAATGTAATTCTGCATATAAGAAAGGGTTACCTGTTTCTCGAGACCCAGAGGCTCTGGTTGCTAAATACTCAGATCCACTAGTATGCACCGGATCTCTTAGAGTACGAACCGGCTATGAGATTCTTCGAATCACGAGCTACTTGCAGCAAAATCTCAGAAAATTGAGAGTTCCATTCCTTGTTCTCCATGGCACTGCTGATTGTGTGACAGATCCTGTTGCTTCTCAAAAACTGTATGAAGAAGCTTCCTCAACTCACAAAAGTATCAAATTGTATGATGGATTCTCCCATGACCTCCTCTTTGAACCTGAAAGAGAAGAAATCACTCAGGACATAATTCAATGGCTGAATAATAGAATATGA
- the LOC130735528 gene encoding receptor-like protein 33 translates to MSLLLQLKNNLSPFTSERSHKLKTWDPSDDCCAWMGVTCDNKEHVTGLDLSGESISGGFDHSSSLFNLQHLMNLNLAYNDFNSTIPSGFNKLKNLTYLNVSNAGFSGQVPTDISQLTRLVALDLSPGYFFNLTIQSLQKLVQNLTSIRQLYLDGMQIRDDQGQEWCNALLPLRDLQELSMAYCNLRGPLDDSLTRFENLSVIILDGNNFSSPVPETFANFKNLTTLSLRDCNLNGRFPPKIFHIATLTYIDISNNDNLHGFFPDFPLGGSLHTIRVYDTNFSGTLPHSIGNLRHLSELNLRGCQFNGTLPKSLSNLTELIYLDLSPNNFTGPLPSFGMTEKLTYLDLYLSHNSISGNIPSSLFRLPLLEEIDLHDNQFSQLDEFTNGSVSVLSSLDLSNNDLSGPFPEFIFHLGALSYLSLSSNKFHGPLQLNRLLSLINLYDLDISYNNWSDNVDINFESFPRLFYLYMASCNLKAFPSFLRNQSTLFSLDLSKNQIHGVVPNWLWELNLYYLNISSNLLTDLEGPIQKLNNVSSLNYLDLHNNQLQGPIPIFPVNVAYVDYSRNRFSSVIPQDIGDYMSSAIFLTLSDNKFHGNIPDSLCNATCLQLLDLSTNNFTGTIPSCLMTMAKPGNLKVLNLRDNNLKGTIPDMFPASCFLSTLNLRGNQLHGPIPKSLAQCSTLEVLDLGKNHITGGFPCFLKNISTLRVLILRNNRFQGSLGCGQANDEPWKILQIMDIAFDNFSGTLKGKYFKNWETMMHDEEDQYVSNFIHTEFTRGSVYYQDSVTVINKGLQMELVKILNIFTSIDFSSNHFEGPIPEELMDFKALHVLNLSNNALSGEIPSSIGNLKQLESLDISQNSLHGEIPGQLASLTFLSYLNLSFNHLVGKIPTSTQLQSFEASSFEGNDGLHGPPLDVKPDGKKQELLTQPACKRLACTVDWNFLSAELGFSCGIGIVIFPLLFWKQWRIWYWKLLDQILCWIFP, encoded by the exons ATGTCTTTACTACTCCAACTTAAGAACAACCTCTCCCCATTCACGTCAGAAAGAAGCCACAAGCTGAAGACATGGGATCCAAGTGATGATTGTTGTGCATGGATGGGGGTAACATGTGACAACAAGGAACATGTTACTGGTCTTGATCTCAGTGGAGAATCAATCTCTGGTGGATTTGACCATTCAAGCAGTCTTTTCAATCTCCAACATCTCATGAATCTGAATTTGGCTTATAATGATTTCAATTCTACCATTCCATCTGGATTCAACAAGTTGAAGAATTTAACTTACCTGAACGTGTCAAATGCTGGCTTTTCAGGGCAGGTTCCAACAGACATTTCACAACTTACAAGGTTGGTTGCTCTTGATTTATCTCCTGGGTACTTTTTTAATCTGACGATCCAAAGTCTACAAAAGCTTGTTCAAAACCTCACTAGTATACGTCAACTGTATTTGGATGGTATGCAAATAAGAGATGATCAAGGACAAGAATGGTGCAATGCTTTGTTGCCGCTGCGTGACCTGCAAGAGCTCAGCATGGCATATTGCAATCTCAGAGGACCCCTTGATGATTCTTTGACACGATTTGAGAATCTATCAGTCATTATTCTTGATGGCAACAACTTTTCATCCCCGGTGCCTGAGACATTTGCCAATTTTAAGAATCTCACTACCCTCAGTCTTAGAGATTGCAACTTGAATGGACGATTTCCACCAAAGATCTTCCATATTGCAACGTTGACATATATTGACATATCAAACAATGATAATCTCCATGGTTTCTTTCCAGACTTTCCACTGGGTGGATCTCTCCATACCATAAGAGTGTATGACACAAACTTCTCTGGAACACTTCCACACTCTATTGGTAACCTGAGGCACTTATCTGAATTGAATCTTCGTGGTTGTCAATTTAATGGAACACTTCCCAAATCGCTGTCAAACCTCACTGAACTCATTTACCTTGATTTGTCACCTAACAACTTCACAGGTCCATTGCCATCATTTGGTATGACCGAAAAACTAACCTACCTCGACCTTT ACTTGAGTCATAATTCTATTAGTGGGAACATTCCTTCATCTCTTTTTAGGCTCCCATTACTAGAggagattgatcttcatgaCAACCAGTTTAGCCAGCTTGATGAATTCACAAATGGGTCTGTCTCTGTATTGAGCTCCCTTGATTTAAGCAACAATGATCTATCAGGGCCTTTTCCAGAGTTTATCTTCCATCTCGGTGCACTATCATACCTTAGTCTTTCCTCTAACAAGTTCCATGGACCATTGCAGCTAAATAGGCTTTTATCGCTTATAAATTTATATGATCTGGACATTTCATACAACAACTGGTCAGATAATGTGGATATAAATTTTGAAAGCTTTCCCAGACTATTCTATCTATATATGGCATCCTGCAACTTGAAAGCTTTCCCTAGTTTCTTGAGAAATCAATCCACATTATTCTCTCTAGACCTTTCCAAGAATCAAATTCATGGAGTAGTGCCCAATTGGCTTTGGGAACTAAATCTTTACTACCTTAATATTTCAAGCAATTTGCTGACTGATTTGGAAGGACCTATTCAAAAGCTGAACAATGTTTCTTCCTTGAATTACCTTGACCTTCATAACAACCAACTACAGGGGCCAATACCTATTTTTCCTGTAAATGTTGCCTATGTGGATTACTCGAGGAACAGATTTAGCTCTGTTATCCCACAAGATATTGGTGATTATATGTCCTCAGCGATTTTTCTCACTCTTTCAGACAATAAATTCCATGGCAACATCCCAGATTCCCTCTGCAATGCTACATGCCTTCAATTGCTTGATCTTTCAACTAACAACTTTACAGGAACAATTCCCTCTTGTTTAATGACAATGGCTAAGCCTGGGAACCTTAAGGTATTAAATTTGAGGGACAACAACCTCAAAGGCACTATCCCAGATATGTTTCCAGCTTCTTGTTTTCTAAGCACGCTGAATCTCCGTGGAAATCAATTGCATGGGCCAATTCCAAAATCCCTTGCCCAGTGCTCCACATTAGAGGTATTGGACCTTGGAAAAAATCATATTACTGGTGGCTTCCCATGCTTTTTGAAAAACATATCCACACTCCGTGTCCTAATTTTGCGAAACAACAGATTTCAAGGTTCCTTAGGATGTGGACAAGCCAATGATGAGCCGTGGAAAATTCTTCAAATCATGGACATCGCTTTTGACAACTTTAGTGGCACACTAAAgggaaaatatttcaaaaactgGGAAACAATGATGcatgatgaagaagatcaaTATGTATCAAATTTTATCCACACGGAATTTACAAGAGGAAGCGTGTATTATCAGGACAGCGTGACAGTGATCAACAAAGGTCTGCAAATGGAGTTGGTTAAAATTCTGAATATCTTCACATCCATTGATTTCTCATCAAACCATTTTGAAGGACCAATACCAGAGGAGCTTATGGATTTTAAAGCACTCCATGTTCTCAACCTTTCAAACAATGCTCTCTCTGGTGAGATCCCATCATCCATAGGGAACCTGAAACAGCTGGAGTCATTGGACATCTCACAGAACTCTCTGCACGGAGAAATTCCGGGGCAGCTTGCAAGTTTGACATTCCTTTCTTATCTGAACCTCTCCTTCAATCATTTGGTGGGGAAGATCCCAACAA gtaCCCAACTTCAGTCATTTGAAGCATCTTCCTTTGAAGGAAATGATGGACTACATGGACCTCCGTTGGATGTAAAACCAGATGGTAAAAAGCAAGAGTTGCTAACGCAACCAGCATGCAAAAGGCTGGCTTGTACAGTTGATTGGAATTTTTTAAGTGCGGAGTTGGGATTTTCTTGTGGCATTGGAATTGTCATCTTTCCCCTCTTGTTTTGGAAGCAATGGAGGATATGGTATTGGAAACTTCTGGACCAAATTCTTTGCTGGATCTTCCCTTAG